Proteins encoded in a region of the Flavobacterium sp. PMTSA4 genome:
- a CDS encoding fumarate reductase/succinate dehydrogenase flavoprotein subunit, whose translation MKLDSKIPQGDISQKWTNHKDHLKLVAPNNRPKLDVIVVGTGLAGASAAASLGEMGYNVKAFCFQDSPRRAHSIAAQGGINAAKNYQNDGDSTYRLFYDTIKGGDYRAREANVHRLAEVSANIIDQCVAQGVPFARDYGGMLDNRSFGGVQVQRTFYAAGQTGQQLLLGAYSALSRQIGLGRVKMYNRHEMLDLVKVDGKARGIIARNLVTGELERHSAHAVIIASGGYGNVYFLSTNAMGSNVTAGWKIHKQGALFANPCYVQIHPTCIPVHGTNQSKLTLMSESLRNSGRIWVPKKKEDAEAIRAGKLKPTQIAEEDRDYYLERRYPAFGNLVPRDVASRAAKERCDEGYGIEANDTNEGVYLDFSTEIRNKGKEVAYAKGNHNPSEEEIIKLGKQWIEEKYGNLFEMYEKITDENPYETPMKIYPAVHYTMGGVWVDYNLQSTIPGCFVAGEANFSDHGANRLGASALMQGLADGYFVLPYTVSNYLADEIRTGKISTQSAEFDEAEKRVKDSIDKFLGNNGSKSVDHFHKRLGLIMWNKVGMARNEKGLKEAIEEIAALKEEFYKDVYVPGSADELNPELEKALRVADFIDLGQLMAMDALQRKESCGGHFREEYQDSEGETLRDDVNMSFVGAWEYMGFDITKENLHKEELKYEFIKIAARNYK comes from the coding sequence ATGAAGTTAGATTCTAAAATACCTCAAGGCGACATTTCTCAGAAATGGACTAACCATAAAGATCATTTAAAACTTGTTGCTCCAAATAACCGTCCAAAATTAGATGTAATTGTTGTTGGAACAGGTTTAGCTGGTGCTTCGGCTGCAGCTTCACTTGGTGAAATGGGCTACAATGTTAAAGCATTTTGTTTTCAAGATTCTCCGAGACGTGCGCACTCAATTGCCGCTCAAGGTGGAATTAACGCTGCGAAAAATTACCAAAATGATGGTGATTCAACATACAGATTATTTTACGATACCATAAAAGGTGGTGATTATAGAGCAAGAGAAGCAAATGTTCACCGTTTAGCAGAAGTTTCTGCAAATATTATTGACCAATGTGTGGCACAAGGTGTTCCTTTTGCACGTGATTATGGTGGAATGTTAGACAACCGTTCTTTTGGTGGTGTTCAAGTACAACGTACTTTTTATGCTGCAGGTCAAACAGGACAACAGTTATTGCTTGGTGCATATTCTGCTCTATCAAGACAAATTGGTCTAGGTAGAGTAAAAATGTACAATCGTCATGAAATGCTAGATTTAGTAAAAGTTGACGGAAAAGCACGTGGAATTATTGCAAGAAACCTTGTTACTGGAGAATTAGAAAGACATTCGGCTCATGCAGTAATTATTGCATCTGGTGGATATGGAAATGTTTATTTCCTTTCAACAAACGCAATGGGAAGTAATGTAACTGCAGGTTGGAAAATTCATAAGCAAGGTGCATTATTTGCAAATCCATGTTATGTGCAAATTCACCCAACATGTATTCCTGTTCACGGAACCAATCAATCAAAATTAACTTTGATGTCTGAATCATTGCGTAATTCAGGACGAATTTGGGTTCCAAAGAAAAAAGAAGATGCTGAAGCTATTCGTGCAGGAAAATTAAAACCTACACAAATTGCTGAAGAAGATAGAGATTACTATTTAGAAAGAAGATATCCTGCTTTTGGAAATTTAGTTCCTCGTGATGTGGCTTCAAGAGCTGCAAAAGAAAGATGTGATGAAGGTTATGGAATCGAAGCAAACGATACTAACGAAGGTGTTTACCTTGATTTCTCAACAGAAATTAGAAATAAAGGTAAAGAAGTAGCTTATGCAAAAGGAAATCACAATCCTTCAGAAGAAGAAATTATAAAGCTAGGAAAACAATGGATTGAAGAAAAATATGGAAACTTATTCGAAATGTATGAAAAGATTACAGACGAAAATCCATATGAAACTCCAATGAAAATTTATCCAGCAGTTCACTATACAATGGGTGGAGTTTGGGTTGATTATAATTTACAATCTACTATTCCGGGTTGTTTCGTAGCTGGAGAAGCAAACTTCTCTGATCACGGAGCAAACAGACTTGGTGCTTCGGCATTAATGCAAGGTTTAGCAGATGGTTATTTCGTTTTACCATATACTGTTTCTAATTATTTAGCTGACGAAATAAGAACGGGTAAAATTTCTACTCAATCGGCTGAATTTGATGAAGCAGAAAAAAGAGTTAAAGATTCTATAGATAAATTCCTTGGAAACAATGGTTCGAAATCAGTTGACCATTTCCACAAACGTTTAGGATTAATCATGTGGAACAAAGTTGGAATGGCTCGTAATGAAAAAGGATTGAAAGAAGCAATCGAAGAAATTGCTGCTTTAAAAGAAGAATTTTATAAAGATGTTTACGTTCCTGGAAGTGCAGATGAATTAAATCCAGAGTTAGAAAAAGCGCTTAGAGTTGCCGATTTTATTGATTTAGGTCAATTAATGGCAATGGATGCTTTACAACGTAAAGAATCTTGTGGAGGACATTTCCGCGAAGAATATCAAGACAGTGAAGGAGAAACGCTTCGTGATGACGTAAATATGTCATTTGTTGGAGCTTGGGAATACATGGGATTTGATATCACAAAGGAAAATCTTCATAAAGAAGAATTAAAATATGAGTTCATAAAAATTGCTGCTAGAAACTACAAATAA
- a CDS encoding succinate dehydrogenase/fumarate reductase iron-sulfur subunit, with protein MATKKNINIKLKIWRQKNAKDKGKIVDYKLDNVSTDSSFLEMLDQLNEQLINERQEPIAFDHDCREGICGMCSLYINGRAHGPDTGTTTCQLHMRKFNDGDTIYIEPFRSKAFPVVKDLVVDRSSFDRIQQAGGFVSVNTSGNTIDANATPVPKDDADKAFMAAACIGCGACVATCKNGSAMLFVGAKVSQYALLPQGKVEATQRVLNMVRQMDEEGFGNCTNTGACEIECPKGISLENIARMNREYLKASLK; from the coding sequence ATGGCTACAAAGAAAAACATCAATATAAAACTAAAAATTTGGCGTCAAAAAAACGCTAAAGACAAAGGTAAAATTGTAGATTATAAATTAGACAATGTATCTACAGACAGTTCGTTTCTTGAAATGCTTGACCAATTGAACGAGCAATTAATTAACGAAAGACAAGAACCAATTGCTTTTGACCACGATTGTCGTGAAGGAATTTGCGGAATGTGTTCATTATACATCAACGGTCGTGCTCATGGTCCAGATACAGGAACTACAACATGTCAATTACACATGCGTAAATTCAACGATGGCGACACTATCTATATCGAACCATTTAGAAGTAAAGCGTTTCCTGTGGTAAAAGATTTAGTAGTTGATAGAAGTTCTTTTGACAGAATTCAGCAAGCTGGAGGTTTCGTTTCTGTAAATACTTCAGGAAATACTATTGATGCAAATGCAACACCAGTTCCAAAAGATGATGCTGATAAAGCATTCATGGCTGCAGCTTGTATTGGTTGTGGTGCATGTGTAGCAACTTGTAAAAATGGTTCTGCAATGCTTTTTGTTGGAGCAAAAGTGTCACAATATGCTTTGTTACCACAAGGAAAAGTTGAAGCCACGCAGCGTGTATTAAACATGGTGCGTCAAATGGACGAGGAAGGTTTTGGTAACTGTACAAATACTGGTGCATGTGAAATAGAATGTCCAAAAGGAATTTCACTAGAAAACATTGCTCGCATGAACAGAGAATATCTAAAAGCAAGTTTGAAATAA
- a CDS encoding endonuclease/exonuclease/phosphatase family protein: MKNLLFYLGLLISSNNIAFAQNIKIMTYNIRLDIASDNENTWSNRKEYLCSQIKFYNPDIFGIQEALPNQVDYISNFFSDYKYDGIGRDGIGKGESSNIFYRKERFELLQENTFWLSETPDKISKGWDAALNRICTYVQLKDKITKQIFWVFNTHLDHIGELARTNSIQLILSKIKLLNTENYPVFLIGDFNSEPTEERIVYLKTQMNDSYDISEETPFGTLGTFNGFKHNEPVSKKIDYIFLSKKSPFKVKKYAVLSDSKDLKYPSDHLPVYIEISLN; encoded by the coding sequence ATGAAAAATTTACTGTTTTATTTAGGCTTACTAATCTCTTCAAACAATATTGCCTTTGCTCAAAATATAAAAATAATGACCTATAATATTCGTTTAGATATTGCTTCTGATAATGAAAATACTTGGTCAAATCGAAAAGAATATTTATGTTCTCAAATTAAATTCTACAATCCTGATATATTTGGAATTCAAGAAGCTCTACCAAATCAAGTTGATTATATTTCAAATTTCTTTTCTGATTATAAATATGATGGAATAGGTCGTGATGGAATCGGCAAAGGCGAATCATCTAATATTTTTTATAGAAAAGAACGATTTGAATTATTACAGGAAAATACTTTTTGGCTTTCTGAAACTCCTGATAAAATTTCCAAAGGTTGGGATGCTGCATTAAATAGAATTTGCACATATGTTCAGTTAAAAGACAAAATAACAAAACAAATTTTTTGGGTTTTCAATACTCATTTAGACCATATTGGAGAATTAGCTAGAACAAATTCAATCCAATTAATTCTCTCAAAAATAAAATTATTAAATACTGAAAACTATCCTGTTTTCTTAATTGGTGATTTCAATTCTGAACCAACTGAAGAAAGAATTGTCTATTTAAAAACTCAAATGAATGACAGCTATGATATCTCAGAAGAAACACCTTTTGGTACTTTAGGAACATTCAATGGTTTTAAACATAACGAACCTGTTTCCAAAAAAATTGATTACATATTTTTATCTAAAAAAAGCCCATTCAAAGTGAAAAAATATGCTGTTTTAAGTGATTCAAAAGATTTAAAATATCCTTCAGACCATTTACCTGTTTACATTGAAATTAGCTTAAACTAA
- a CDS encoding GH92 family glycosyl hydrolase, with the protein MKKFLSPLLLLISSFIFGQNYSEYVNPFIGTGGHGHTFPGATVPFGMVQLSPDTRIDGSWDGCSGYHYSDNVIYGFSHTHLNGTGVSDYGDIMLMPTMGEPSFDNKVYSSTFSHASEKASAGFYSVKLDKHNIDVRLTTSTRVGFHEYTFNETGLANIVLDLNHRDKLLEGKIRVIDDKTVEVLRRSEAWARDQYVYARIEFNQKMTVSKTNKSDSEKLEITGMSFSKQVKKGEKILVKVSLSPTGYEGAKLNASEIKDWNFEKVKKDAEQLWDKELSKIEVSSSIKDKLVIFYTALYHTMAQPNIAQDIDGKYRGRDNKVHESEGFDYYTVFSLWDTFRAAHPLYTLIDKKRTADFINTFLKQYEQGGRLPVWELASNETDCMIGYHSVSVMADAMAKGIKGFDYEKCFEAAKHSAMLDHLGLDAYKKQGFISIDDEHESVSKTVEYAYDDWCIAQMAMILNKKEDYEYFSKRSQSWKNVFDWNTGFMRPKKNGGWDKPFDPKEINNNYTEGNSWQYSFFVPQDIEGMIQAYGGNDKFEAKLDEMFNAESKTTGREQVDVTGLIGQYAHGNEPSHHMTYLYNYVGKPEKTTEKVHYILNNFYKNTPDGLIGNEDCGQMSAWYVLSSMGIYSVTPGVPKWETTKPYFERVKFNIDNEKIKDITQTSSKNELENIGGFYADAIKKSNIYIYEELIPVPVINAESKSFKDKMKIEIISKNPNNKIYYNVHESMTSHHDMDLELYVKPFEIEKSSEIIAYCFGNKNQQSEFISATFFKKPNNYTIDIKSKYNPQYHAGGNDGLLDGIFGTTNWRKGDWQGYQSQDFEAVVDLQEVKSIKNLSSNYLQDSRSWILVPTKVDYYTSDDNINFKFVGSIENTVNPKETENSIRNFSLKLDSPIKAKYVKVIAKNFGKLPEWHQGFGGDAFIFIDEITIN; encoded by the coding sequence ATGAAAAAATTTCTTTCTCCATTATTATTATTAATTTCTTCGTTTATTTTCGGTCAAAATTATAGTGAATACGTCAATCCTTTCATTGGTACTGGTGGACACGGACATACTTTTCCTGGAGCAACGGTTCCGTTTGGCATGGTGCAACTTTCGCCAGATACACGAATTGATGGAAGTTGGGATGGTTGTTCGGGTTATCATTATTCAGACAATGTGATTTACGGATTTTCACATACGCATTTAAACGGAACTGGCGTTTCCGATTATGGCGATATCATGCTTATGCCAACCATGGGCGAACCAAGTTTTGATAACAAAGTTTATTCTTCGACCTTTTCACATGCTAGCGAAAAAGCTTCAGCAGGTTTCTATTCTGTAAAATTAGACAAACACAATATCGATGTTCGACTTACAACCTCAACACGAGTAGGTTTTCACGAATATACTTTTAATGAAACTGGTTTAGCGAATATTGTTTTAGACTTAAATCATCGAGATAAATTATTGGAAGGGAAAATTCGTGTTATTGATGACAAAACAGTTGAAGTTTTAAGACGAAGTGAAGCATGGGCAAGAGATCAATACGTTTATGCACGAATTGAGTTTAATCAAAAGATGACTGTTTCAAAAACAAATAAATCAGACTCAGAAAAACTTGAAATTACTGGAATGAGTTTCTCCAAACAAGTCAAAAAAGGAGAAAAAATTTTAGTGAAGGTTTCGCTTTCACCAACGGGTTATGAAGGTGCAAAACTTAATGCATCTGAAATAAAAGACTGGAATTTTGAAAAAGTAAAAAAAGATGCTGAACAACTTTGGGATAAAGAATTATCAAAAATTGAAGTTTCATCAAGCATTAAAGACAAATTAGTCATTTTCTACACAGCTTTATATCATACGATGGCGCAACCAAATATCGCGCAAGACATCGACGGAAAATACCGTGGTAGAGACAACAAAGTACACGAAAGCGAAGGATTTGATTACTATACTGTATTTTCGCTTTGGGATACTTTTAGAGCAGCGCATCCATTATATACTTTAATCGATAAAAAACGCACCGCCGATTTTATCAATACCTTTCTAAAACAATACGAACAAGGCGGACGTTTACCCGTTTGGGAATTAGCTTCCAACGAAACCGATTGTATGATTGGTTACCATTCCGTTTCTGTTATGGCAGACGCAATGGCAAAAGGAATCAAAGGTTTTGATTATGAAAAATGTTTTGAAGCTGCTAAACATTCCGCGATGTTAGATCATTTAGGTTTGGATGCTTACAAAAAGCAAGGTTTTATTTCGATTGATGACGAACACGAAAGCGTTTCTAAAACCGTAGAATATGCTTATGACGATTGGTGTATTGCACAAATGGCGATGATTTTGAATAAGAAAGAAGATTACGAATACTTCTCGAAACGTTCTCAATCATGGAAAAATGTTTTTGATTGGAACACAGGTTTTATGCGACCAAAGAAAAATGGCGGTTGGGACAAACCGTTTGATCCAAAAGAAATCAACAACAATTACACCGAAGGTAATAGCTGGCAATATTCTTTTTTTGTGCCACAAGATATAGAAGGTATGATTCAAGCGTATGGTGGAAACGATAAATTTGAAGCCAAACTTGATGAAATGTTCAATGCGGAAAGTAAAACTACTGGTCGCGAGCAAGTAGATGTTACTGGATTGATTGGTCAATATGCACACGGAAATGAACCAAGTCATCACATGACGTATTTGTATAACTACGTAGGTAAACCAGAAAAAACTACCGAGAAAGTTCATTACATTTTAAATAATTTCTATAAAAACACACCCGATGGATTAATAGGAAACGAAGATTGCGGGCAAATGAGTGCTTGGTATGTCTTGAGTTCGATGGGAATCTATTCGGTTACGCCGGGAGTTCCAAAATGGGAAACAACAAAGCCTTATTTTGAAAGAGTAAAATTCAATATTGACAATGAAAAGATTAAAGATATTACTCAGACTTCTTCAAAAAACGAACTAGAAAATATTGGAGGTTTCTATGCTGATGCAATTAAAAAAAGTAATATATACATATATGAAGAATTAATTCCTGTTCCAGTTATAAATGCAGAAAGTAAATCGTTTAAGGATAAAATGAAAATTGAGATAATATCTAAAAATCCAAATAATAAGATTTACTATAATGTGCATGAAAGTATGACTTCTCATCATGATATGGATTTAGAGCTATATGTAAAACCTTTTGAAATAGAGAAATCTTCTGAAATTATTGCATATTGTTTTGGGAATAAAAATCAACAAAGTGAGTTTATATCCGCAACGTTCTTCAAAAAACCAAACAATTATACCATTGACATCAAATCAAAATACAATCCACAGTATCATGCTGGCGGAAATGACGGTTTGCTGGATGGAATTTTTGGAACAACCAACTGGCGAAAAGGCGATTGGCAAGGTTATCAAAGTCAGGATTTTGAAGCCGTAGTTGATTTGCAAGAAGTAAAATCAATAAAAAATTTAAGCTCTAATTATCTTCAAGATTCTCGTTCGTGGATTTTAGTGCCAACAAAAGTAGATTATTATACTTCAGATGATAATATAAATTTCAAATTTGTTGGAAGTATTGAAAACACAGTCAATCCAAAGGAAACTGAAAACAGTATCCGCAATTTTAGTTTAAAACTTGATTCACCAATTAAAGCAAAATATGTAAAAGTAATTGCTAAAAACTTTGGTAAGCTTCCTGAATGGCATCAAGGTTTTGGTGGCGATGCTTTTATTTTCATTGACGAAATAACAATCAATTAG
- a CDS encoding nitrilase family protein, which yields MITALLQTKLVWENPAENRKILSKKINDLNELVDLVVLPEMFTSGFTMNPKAVAETMQGETINWLQNIAKEKNCAITGSLIIEENGNFYNRLVFVFPDGKIQHYDKRHLFTLAGEDKVFSKGNKKLIVEFKNFKICPLICYDLRFPVFSRNVEEYDLLIYVANWPKPRVNAWDILLKARAVENMSYVIGVNRTGFDDNNHEYIGHSQAVDFLGNNLIEPQETDGLFIALLDKDKLLETREKLAFLNDKDEFTLT from the coding sequence ATGATAACAGCATTATTACAAACCAAATTAGTTTGGGAAAACCCAGCCGAAAATCGAAAAATTTTGAGCAAAAAAATCAATGATTTAAACGAATTGGTTGATTTAGTTGTTCTTCCCGAAATGTTTACTTCTGGTTTTACAATGAACCCAAAAGCAGTTGCCGAAACAATGCAAGGCGAAACAATTAATTGGTTACAAAACATCGCTAAAGAAAAAAATTGCGCCATTACTGGAAGTTTAATTATCGAAGAAAATGGAAATTTCTACAATCGTTTGGTTTTTGTTTTTCCCGACGGCAAAATTCAACATTATGACAAGCGTCATTTATTCACTTTGGCTGGCGAGGATAAAGTTTTTTCTAAAGGAAATAAAAAACTAATTGTTGAGTTTAAAAACTTCAAAATTTGCCCTTTGATTTGCTACGATTTGCGCTTTCCTGTTTTTTCTAGAAATGTAGAAGAATATGATTTGCTAATTTATGTTGCCAATTGGCCAAAACCTCGTGTAAACGCTTGGGATATTTTGCTCAAAGCTCGTGCTGTAGAAAACATGAGTTACGTAATTGGAGTTAATCGCACCGGATTTGATGATAACAACCATGAATATATTGGACATTCTCAAGCAGTTGATTTTTTAGGGAACAATCTAATCGAACCTCAAGAAACCGATGGTCTTTTTATTGCGCTTTTAGACAAAGATAAATTACTCGAAACCAGAGAAAAACTTGCTTTTTTGAATGATAAAGATGAATTTACTCTAACCTAA
- a CDS encoding Ig-like domain-containing protein, whose translation MAKQVFKLFFLMVVLAFASCAKRGTITGGDKDTLAPVLKTSFPKNGSVNFQGKEIKLVFDEYVKLKNINKQLIVSPPMKIVPEIFPQVASKTITIKIKDTLQPNTTYSFNFGQSIEDNNEGNPYSQFKYVFSTGSYIDSLKLSVKIKDALEKKVDNFVSVMLYEVDEKFNDSTIYKETPRYVANTLDSLKLVTIENIKAGKYQLIALKDNGNNKFNPKSDKIGFYANTITIPDDDIYELELFKEELPFKANKPVQASGNRLLIATEGKGKGTKVSVKNGTEVLPSMITQFPKKDSLQIWCKLPKVDSLLVSVEKDNFKKEFWTKIKAQKKDTLRFSSDFAGNLPLRERFGLTSTTPIVKVDKSKISIINKDSLAVDFTTEFDEFNQKIYIDFKKEPSEKYIVSAFPDAFVDFFDNVNDTLSYKLNTKNATDYGNLRLILENAKRFPIIVELTNKDGKVKATAYTEKETTVEFMNIEPLLYTVRIIYDDNKNGVWDTGSYLEKRQSEEVIYFPKEIDVRANWDVEQPINIGN comes from the coding sequence ATGGCAAAACAGGTTTTTAAATTATTTTTTTTGATGGTAGTGCTGGCTTTTGCTAGTTGTGCTAAGCGTGGTACTATTACTGGCGGCGATAAGGATACTTTGGCTCCGGTTTTGAAGACCAGTTTTCCAAAAAATGGTTCTGTTAATTTTCAAGGAAAGGAAATAAAATTAGTTTTTGATGAATATGTAAAACTAAAAAACATCAATAAGCAGTTGATTGTTTCGCCACCAATGAAAATTGTTCCTGAAATTTTTCCGCAGGTTGCTTCAAAAACTATTACAATAAAAATTAAAGATACGCTGCAACCGAATACTACTTATAGTTTCAATTTTGGACAAAGTATTGAGGATAATAATGAAGGAAATCCGTACTCGCAGTTTAAATATGTTTTTTCAACCGGAAGTTATATTGATTCGCTGAAATTAAGTGTGAAAATTAAAGATGCTTTAGAAAAGAAAGTAGATAATTTTGTTTCGGTGATGTTGTATGAAGTGGATGAAAAATTTAATGATTCAACTATTTATAAAGAAACGCCAAGATATGTTGCCAATACTTTGGATAGTTTGAAGTTGGTTACGATTGAAAATATAAAAGCTGGGAAATATCAGCTGATTGCTTTGAAAGACAACGGCAATAATAAATTTAATCCAAAGTCGGATAAGATTGGGTTTTATGCCAATACAATCACAATTCCTGATGATGATATTTATGAATTGGAATTGTTTAAGGAAGAATTACCGTTTAAAGCCAACAAACCAGTACAAGCTTCGGGAAACAGACTTTTGATAGCTACCGAAGGAAAAGGAAAAGGAACTAAAGTTTCTGTGAAAAATGGAACGGAAGTGTTACCATCAATGATAACGCAATTTCCAAAGAAAGATTCGTTGCAAATTTGGTGTAAATTACCCAAAGTTGATTCGTTATTAGTTTCGGTTGAAAAAGATAATTTCAAAAAAGAGTTTTGGACCAAAATAAAAGCTCAAAAGAAAGATACTTTGCGATTTTCTTCAGACTTTGCTGGAAATCTTCCGCTTAGAGAACGATTTGGATTGACAAGCACCACACCAATTGTAAAAGTTGATAAATCGAAAATTTCTATTATCAATAAAGATTCGCTAGCTGTTGATTTTACAACTGAGTTTGATGAATTCAATCAAAAAATTTACATTGACTTTAAAAAAGAACCTTCAGAAAAATATATTGTTTCGGCTTTTCCTGATGCATTTGTAGACTTTTTTGATAATGTAAATGATACGTTGAGCTATAAACTCAATACCAAAAATGCCACTGATTATGGGAATTTGCGACTCATTTTAGAAAACGCAAAACGATTTCCGATAATTGTTGAACTCACAAACAAAGACGGAAAAGTAAAGGCAACTGCTTATACTGAGAAAGAAACTACGGTTGAGTTTATGAATATTGAACCTTTGCTTTATACGGTCAGAATTATTTATGATGACAATAAAAACGGAGTTTGGGATACTGGTAGTTATCTTGAGAAACGTCAAAGTGAAGAGGTAATTTATTTTCCAAAAGAAATTGACGTCAGGGCAAATTGGGATGTCGAACAACCTATCAACATTGGGAATTAG
- a CDS encoding ComF family protein, whose amino-acid sequence MITHLINLFFPKSCAACTSFLLADEIVICTSCRHKLPVTNHHLTKDNEVIKKFYGRIPLEFGSALFYFHKRGMVQEMIHRLKYKSLEDVGEMIGNWYAEEMKNIEIITSADFIIPVPLHKKRLRERGYNQVEKFGKAISEKFNIPYNDTILVRKVYAKTQTKKNLLGRNDISVSTFDVVFDASLDGKHFILVDDVITSGATLELCSRALLKIPNVKISIVCMAMSHS is encoded by the coding sequence ATGATAACACATCTAATTAATTTGTTTTTTCCAAAGTCCTGCGCGGCATGTACTTCGTTTTTATTGGCTGATGAAATTGTGATTTGCACTAGTTGCAGGCATAAACTTCCGGTGACGAATCATCATTTGACTAAGGATAATGAAGTTATTAAGAAGTTTTATGGAAGAATTCCGTTAGAGTTTGGTTCAGCGTTATTTTATTTTCATAAGCGAGGCATGGTTCAAGAGATGATTCATCGATTAAAATATAAAAGTCTGGAAGATGTTGGTGAAATGATTGGTAATTGGTATGCTGAAGAAATGAAAAATATTGAAATTATCACATCGGCTGATTTTATTATTCCGGTTCCATTACATAAAAAACGACTTCGAGAACGAGGTTATAATCAGGTGGAGAAATTTGGAAAAGCGATTAGTGAAAAATTCAATATTCCTTATAATGATACAATTTTGGTTCGAAAAGTATATGCTAAAACGCAAACGAAGAAGAATTTATTGGGAAGAAATGATATATCTGTAAGTACTTTTGATGTAGTTTTTGATGCTTCGTTAGATGGTAAACATTTTATATTGGTAGATGATGTTATTACTAGTGGTGCAACGCTTGAATTGTGTAGTCGTGCTTTGTTGAAAATTCCAAATGTGAAGATTAGCATTGTTTGTATGGCGATGTCGCATAGTTAA